The following are encoded together in the Streptomyces rapamycinicus NRRL 5491 genome:
- the frc gene encoding formyl-CoA transferase, producing MSQALEANQALSGIRVLDMTHVQSGPSATQLLAWLGADVIKLENVTGDITRKQLRDLPDVDSLYFTMLNCNKRSITLNTKSERGKELLTELIRRSDVLVENFGPGAVDRMGFSWERIQEINPRLVYASIKGFGDGPYTKFKAYEVVAQAMGGSMSTTGFEDGPPLATGAQIGDSGTGVHCVAGILAALYQRTHTGRGQRVNVAMQHAVLNLCRVKLRDQQRLTHGPLAEYPNEDFGDEVPRSGNASGGGQPGWAVKCAPGGPNDYVYVIVQPVGWEPITRLIGRPELADDPEWASPEARLPKLAKMFQLIEEWSSTLPKWEVLEQLNAHNIPCGPILSTKEIVEDASLAANEMIVEVDHPERGAFTTVGSPLKLSDSPVRVERSPLLGEHNEEVYVGELGLGDEEVRLLKTNGVI from the coding sequence ATGTCCCAGGCTCTCGAGGCCAATCAGGCTCTGTCGGGCATTCGCGTCCTCGACATGACGCATGTGCAGTCCGGTCCCTCCGCCACCCAGCTGCTCGCCTGGCTCGGCGCGGATGTGATCAAGCTGGAGAACGTCACCGGCGACATCACCCGCAAGCAGTTGCGCGACCTCCCGGACGTGGACTCGCTCTACTTCACGATGCTCAACTGCAACAAGCGGAGCATCACCCTGAACACCAAGAGCGAGCGCGGCAAGGAGCTCCTGACCGAGCTGATCCGCCGCAGCGACGTCCTGGTGGAGAACTTCGGTCCGGGCGCGGTGGACCGCATGGGGTTCTCCTGGGAGCGCATCCAGGAGATCAACCCCCGGCTGGTCTACGCCTCGATCAAGGGGTTCGGCGACGGCCCGTACACCAAGTTCAAGGCGTACGAGGTGGTCGCGCAGGCCATGGGCGGCTCGATGTCCACGACCGGCTTCGAGGACGGCCCGCCGCTGGCCACCGGGGCCCAGATCGGCGACTCCGGCACCGGAGTGCACTGTGTGGCGGGCATCCTCGCCGCGCTCTACCAGCGCACCCACACCGGGCGCGGCCAGCGGGTCAACGTGGCGATGCAGCACGCGGTGCTCAACCTGTGCCGGGTGAAGCTGCGCGACCAGCAGCGGCTGACGCACGGGCCGCTCGCCGAGTACCCGAACGAGGACTTCGGCGACGAGGTGCCGCGCAGCGGCAACGCCAGCGGCGGCGGCCAGCCCGGCTGGGCGGTCAAATGCGCGCCCGGCGGGCCCAACGACTATGTCTACGTCATCGTGCAGCCGGTCGGCTGGGAGCCGATCACCCGGCTGATCGGCCGCCCCGAGCTGGCCGATGACCCGGAGTGGGCCTCGCCCGAGGCGCGGCTGCCGAAGCTGGCCAAGATGTTCCAGCTGATCGAGGAGTGGTCCAGCACGCTGCCGAAGTGGGAGGTGCTGGAGCAGCTCAACGCCCACAACATCCCGTGCGGGCCGATCCTGTCCACCAAGGAGATCGTCGAGGACGCGTCGCTCGCGGCCAACGAGATGATCGTCGAGGTCGACCACCCCGAGCGCGGCGCCTTCACCACGGTCGGCTCCCCGCTGAAGCTCTCCGACTCCCCGGTCCGGGTCGAGCGCTCCCCGCTGCTGGGTGAGCACAACGAAGAGGTGTACGTCGGGGAGCTGGGGCTCGGCGACGAGGAAGTGCGGCTGCTCAAGACGAACGGAGTGATCTGA